From a region of the Poecile atricapillus isolate bPoeAtr1 chromosome 4, bPoeAtr1.hap1, whole genome shotgun sequence genome:
- the TMEM128 gene encoding transmembrane protein 128 encodes MEPGGGGDALPRLRRPGRRGPEPRDPQQPQPPARSGGTAEESTAVEKTMRPLNRLNIHSAFWILASIAVTYYFDFLKNIKETMQADSWWLSCGTCLLAACLSVAFYCILYLEWYCGIQDYDEQYPALIPITTATFIAAAICFNVALWPVWSFFTPVLLFIQFMGVVMLVSLLG; translated from the exons ATGgagcccggcggcggcggggacgCGCTGCCGAGGCTGCGGCGCCCGGGGCGGCGCGGGCCGGAGCCCCGGGACCCGCAGCAGCCGCAGCCGCCTGCCCGGAGCGGCGGCACGGCCG AAGAGTCTACAGCTGTAGAGAAGACGATGAGGCCTCTTAACAGACTGAATATTCATTCTGCATTCTGGATTTTGGCATCAATAGCTGTGACATACtactttgattttttaaaaaatattaaagaaactATGCAAGCAGATAG CTGGTGGCTTTCCTGTGGCACTTGTTTATTGGCTGCATGTTTGTCTGTTGCCTTTTACTGCATACTGTATCTTGAGTGGTACTGTGGAATTCAGGACTATGACGAACAGTACCCTGCACTGATTCCTATCACAACAGCTACCTTTATAGCAGCAGCAATTTG TTTCAATGTTGCCTTGTGGCCTGTCTGGTCATTTTTTACACCTGTGTTGCTCTTCATTCAGTTTATGGGTGTTGTGATGCTTGTGTCACTCCTGGGATAA